The following are encoded in a window of Glandiceps talaboti chromosome 5, keGlaTala1.1, whole genome shotgun sequence genomic DNA:
- the LOC144435438 gene encoding uncharacterized protein LOC144435438, whose product MADEVSTVHGSWKVVDVKTLSAAADGLESSGLVGTELTFDDSGEVTWKVPPNADTIPSFVTNCEIYEYISSDSRPPVLKLVGTTTGDVIEFKVSKRPDEVLVLNYENCFILSCEKLSPSDQIADMPFSFLNALEHGYFSDLTIKADNGNEFKVHKTILQLSCPSMDWQGSPPPLSNLQADLLHTILFYLYAECLPEGLTEDTAKLCHKTASKLPGLEKLAELCETFLKNTALKQQILGLISDIHSCVDRIIDIFNGQGSGSDDGGSSSSTNFFADPAKQCYAAKQALREGAVAGAKFLTLCDLFSRRKGELSREERHEIIKYARTRLPVFLSQLSRFLEVCRKQFSQNLTPSQRQEIAIYLIPEIETSLDMSSKIVIDARTAIEQVITASNTMEKQKKHKGDVLGRTIRNALHMKELVKLRKFHERTTTEFMNLLHKRENFGLLTQNEKVISVVRNMEQIMEEFPQYLQRIDQLGSQIDEKLTWKEWKYLFKFGSSRVAWVLNKMTAHKAMLKPVLTPICDLVHREAFTTAIVQLGIMDPPAKKKCSSSHDGTSAESDVNSSPGSSSKSSKPSKPTYQTNAVESLSKPPVPSDSRLAKLATDLLKSANHSDMTFEIIHQIRVEDSDVVIDHTHGLLAQAAAAAPPPPSPPPAAAASQRPDVETEVFEIKAHRVIVAARCDWFRRALNSGMREAIHKKITVHDANPELFKLFLQFLYGGHLDTSNLTVEQLADMMSLSDRYEVDTLKQLCESALKLQLDEDTAFYMLTLADQFNARMLRGAAMNYLMTNPTLVQSEVFGDLPDHLQTEVEDLVAWSGNETSPPRVSQYATFESLSNDTEMTELELKELTCALEISQRESLSAPANSDEDSNNSSEINLALTENSEELNTCIMQLRDIVGDDVPREELVRVSLAADYDVNRALNFFFST is encoded by the exons AACTGAGCTAACCTTTGATGATTCAGGTGAAGTGACATGGAAAGTACCACCTAATGCCGATACTATTCCTTCATTTGTAACCAATTGTGAAATTTATGAA TATATATCTAGTGATTCTAGACCCCCTGTGTTAAAACTTGTAGGTACAACAACAGGAGATGTCATCGAGTTTAAG GTTTCAAAACGACCAGATGAGGTGCTTGTTCTCAATTATGAAAACTGCTTCATACTGTCCTGTGAAAAG CTGTCACCCAGTGATCAGATTGCAGACATGCCTTTTTCTTTCCTCAATGCTTTAGAGCATGGTTACTTCTCTGATCTGACTATCAAAGCTGATAATGGTAACGAG TTCAAAGTTCACAAGACTATTCTACAGTTGAGTTGTCCTAGCATGGACTGGCAGGGTAGTCCCCCACCACTGTCCAACCTACAGGCAGACCTCCTACATACAATACTGTTCTACCTGTATGCTGAATGTTTACCAGAGGGTCTTACTGAAGACACTGCCAAACTATGTCACAAGACGGCATCCAAGCTACCAGGATTGGAGAAACTTGCTGAACTTTGTGAAACATTCCTCAAAAACACAGCGCTGAAACAAC AGATTCTTGGTTTAATCAGTGACATCCATTCCTGTGTTGATCGCATCATAGACATCTTTAATGGTCAGGGTAgtggtagtgatgatggtgGAAGCAGCAGTTCAACGAACTTCTTTGCAGATCCTGCCAAACAGTGTTATGCTGCTAAACAAGCCCTACGAGAGGGTGCTGTGG CTGGTGCCAAGTTTCTCACGTTGTGTGATTTGTTTTCACGAAGAAAAGGAGAACTGAGTAGAGAGGAGAGGCATGAAATTATCAAGTATGCAAGAACTAG GTTGCCAGTCTTTCTTAGTCAACTCAGTAGGTTTTTAGAAGTCTGCAGGAAGCAGTTTTCACAAAATTTAACTCCAAGTCAAAGACAAGAGATAGCCATTTACCTTATTCCTGAA ATAGAGACCAGTCTAGATATGTCATCCAAGATTGTGATAGATGCTAGGACTGCCATAGAACAAGTTATCACAGCCTCCAACACaatggaaaaacaaaagaaacacaaaGGAGATGTCTTAGGAAGAACCATTAGGAAT GCCTTGCATATGAAAGAATTAGTTAAACTGAGGAAGTTCCATGAAAGGACCACAACTGAATTCATGAATCTCTTACACAAGAGAGAAAACTTTGGTTTGCTGACTCAGAATGAGAAAGTCATCTCTGTGGTTCGGAACATGGAGCAAATCATGGAAGAG TTTCCACAATACCTACAACGGATTGACCAGTTGGGATCACAAATTGATGAAAAGTTGACATGGAAAGAATGGAAGTATCTCTTTAAGTTTGGTTCATCACGAGTT GCATGGGTGTTGAACAAAATGACCGCTCACAAAGCTATGTTGAAACCAGTCTTAACTCCTATTTGTGACTTGGTGCACAGAGAAGCATTTACAACAGCTATTGTACAGTTAGGTATCATGGATCCACCAGCTAAGAAGAAATGTAGTTCTTCACATGATGGAACATCGGCCGAATCGGATGTAAATTCAAGTCCTGGATCTAGTAGTAAATCCAGTAAGCCAAGTAAACCAACATATCAG ACAAATGCAGTGGAATCTCTGAGTAAGCCACCTGTACCCAGTGACAGCAGACTAGCCAAGTTAGCCACAGATTTACTCAAATCAGCCAACCATTCAGATATGACCTTTGAAATCATTCATCAAATACGTG TTGAAGATTCAGATGTAGTTATTGATCACACACATGGACTGCTAGCACAGGCAGCTGCAGCAgctccaccaccaccatctcCTCCACCTGCTGCAGCAGCATCACAACGACCTGATGTAGAAACAGAGGTGTTTGAAATTAAAGCACACCGTGTTATAGTTGCTGCCAGATGTGATTGGTTTAGGAGGGCTTTGAACAGTGGTATGAGAGAGGCTATACACAA AAAAATCACAGTACATGATGCAAACCCGGAACTCTTCAAGCTATTCCTTCAATTCCTGTATGGAGGACATTTGGACACATCCAATCTGACTGTAGAACAGTTGGCAGATATGATGTCACTCAGTGATAGATACGAG GTGGACACATTAAAGCAACTATGTGAGAGTGCATTGAAATTACAACTAGATGAAGACACAGCATTTTACATGCTAACTCTGGCTGATCAATTCAATGCAAGAATGTTACGG GGAGCAGCCATGAATTACCTGATGACTAATCCTACACTAGTACAGTCTGAAGTCTTTGGTGATTTACCTGACCATTTACAAACTGAAGTTGAAGACCTGGTGGCGTGGAGTGG AAATGAAACATCGCCCCCACGTGTCAGCCAGTATGCCACTTTTGAGAGTTTGTCCAATGACACAGAGATGACAGAACTGGAGTTGAAAGAGTTGACGTGTGCGCTAGAAATATCACAAAGAGAG TCACTATCAGCACCGGCCAACTCCGATGAAGACTCCAACAACTCATCAGAGATTAACCTGGCATTGACAGAAAACAGTGAAGAATTGAACACCTGTATCATGCAATTAAGAGACATCGTTGGAGACGACGTACCCAGAGAAGAGCTCGTTAGAGTGTCTCTGGCTGCCGACTATGATGTAAACAGAGCACTCAATTTCTTCTTTTCAACGTAG